ATTTGCTTATACCATGATGGTCGTGTTCATTGTGATCCTCCCTAAAACCGGAAATGTGGATTCGCTTCATCCCGGCAAAGGAGGTAATCCGGGCTTCAACACTTATGACCTGGACAACAACATGCGCATGGTATTTTACCCTGCCATCATCGGTTGGATTCTGGTGTCGGTATGGATTGCCAATCTTCGCATCCGTGTGAGAAAACTTCATAATTTTGAATCATGATTAAAAAGATACTCAGCCTGATATTGGCATTGATCTCACCATTTGTTTTGTTTGCACAATCCATGGGTGGAGATGTAGAGATGGCAGACGGGCTAAGGGCATCCGGGAAAATCTACATCGTGGTGATCGTGCTTTGCCTGATCTTCCTTGGGCTGGCCATATACATGTGGCGTTTAGACAAAAAGATTTCCAAACTGGAGAAACAATCTTCCTGATCATGAAAAGAACCCATATCATCGGCATCATTGTTATCGCAGTTGCGATCGGCGCCATTATCAGTACCATGGTGGATGCAAGCACTTATGTCACTTTTGAAGAAGCCATTTCCCACCCCAATTCCCGGGTGACCGTCGTTGGACAGCTGAATAAGCAAAAGGAATTGATCTATGAACCGGAGGTCAATCCCAATCTTTTCTCCTTTTATCTGGTGGATAAAGATGGAGAAGAGAGACAAGTGGATTTCAGTGGTGCCAAACC
The Flavobacteriales bacterium genome window above contains:
- a CDS encoding CcmD family protein; protein product: MIKKILSLILALISPFVLFAQSMGGDVEMADGLRASGKIYIVVIVLCLIFLGLAIYMWRLDKKISKLEKQSS
- a CDS encoding cytochrome c maturation protein CcmE, which translates into the protein MKRTHIIGIIVIAVAIGAIISTMVDASTYVTFEEAISHPNSRVTVVGQLNKQKELIYEPEVNPNLFSFYLVDKDGEERQVDFSGAKPQDFERSEQVVVIGKMQGEVFMASKLLMKCPSKYNDGKPGEMQEFEAVSTPA